One genomic segment of Mytilus galloprovincialis chromosome 5, xbMytGall1.hap1.1, whole genome shotgun sequence includes these proteins:
- the LOC143075555 gene encoding twinkle mtDNA helicase-like, whose protein sequence is MMNISSFVLSRLVHTDLRLIIQHTKVKHYSTLAVRICHKNSAVRNPLVYACRGLSGISDGGNEQNVPGKDTQDKCGDTTNDGSEKSYETVENVKVDIAKATKSSKITKILPEKTALPDETAINPQTTKTKRSRTSNKSTTETIEGEKKEKQVRKKRESIIDNEDLSGLDTNVKNLLETYKLRRIAGQTCVIINCLKCSVIKKPVVSDAIYVNKTTGYFSCFTCKKHGPLTSLQENFETLIKTKGAKKNFVCFNDKDTYNVYDWSIHNEQAEEALHKGEQMKKFKIEEFKQIAEILGFENIQKSTLEKQNITYEIERHALLIPYLSPDGVLIDCKCLTPYFDEDGEFNGLSYSFTNGSGQSSLFGWRKEDEEKKQLILTKTEKDALVLQQTTSDYAVLSLPRESNLPQEVLPYLEKFESVILWFGDDIHSWEYTIKFARKLGENRCLVFRPGDECSTPHEILKSNLSISHTLSKAKPMKNDHLTSFEDLRSEVKAQIAQQELVAGVQWRRFAQFNNVLKGLRPGELTVMSGRTGSGKTTFMSEYSLDLCMQGVNTLWGSFEVNNTRLAKTMLIQYAKKKLSPENLNEFDQFADEFQKLPMHFMTFFGQNEIKKVIDTMAHAVYIHDTQHIIVDNLQFMMGSDMDVTDKFSKQNLVYAAFRRFASEHNVHLTLVIHPRKENEDTELTTASIFGSAKATQEADNVILLQTSKTKRGGKKYIEVTKNRFDGELGNISLKFDPEDLTLSNAGKKEKKSSGREKSDEKTNTEYEDFSDEYEDEEEEKQKEFIM, encoded by the exons atgatgaacaTTAGTTCTTTTGTATTGAGCAGACTTGTACACACTGATTTACGACTTATTATTCAACATACAAAAGTGAAACATTATTCAACATTAGCTGTCAGAATATGTCATAAAAACAGTGCAGTTAGAAATCCGTTAGTGTATGCATGTAGGGGGTTATCTGGAATCTCAGACGGGGGAAATGAACAAAATGTACCAGGAAAGGATACACAAGACAAATGTGGAGATACAACAAATGATGGTAGTGAGAAAAGTTATGAAACAGTAGAAAATGTGAAAGTGGACATTGCTAAAGCAACAAAaagttctaaaattacaaaaatattgccAGAGAAAACAGCTTTGCCTGATGAGACTGCTATCAATCCACAAACTACAAAAACAAAGAGGTCACGAACTTCAAATAAAAGTACTACTGAAACTATAGAAGGAGAAAAGAAAGAGAAACAAGTGAGAAAGAAAAGAGAATCAATAATTGACAATGAAGATCTTTCAGGGCTagatacaaatgtaaaaaatcttTTGGAAACTTACAAATTAAGGCGTATAGCTGGACAAACTTGTGTTATCATCAACTGTCTAAAATGTTCCGTTATCAAGAAACCTGTTGTAAGTGATGCCATATATGTCAATAAAACTACAG ggtatttttcatgttttacatgtaaaaaacatGGTCCTTTGACCTCACTACAGGAAAACTTTGAAACATTGATAAAGACAAAAGGTGCAAA GAAGAACTTTGTGTGTTTTAATGACAAAGATACATACAATGTTTATGATTGGTCAATACACAATGAACAAGCAGAGGAAGCTCTTCATAAAGGTGAACAAATGAAGAAATTCAAAATAGAGGAATTCAAACAGATTGCAGAAATACTTGGATTTGAA AATATCCAGAAGTCCACACTGGAAAAGCAGAATATTACCTATGAGATAGAAAGACATGCATTATTGATTCCCTACCTGAGTCCTGAtggagttctaattgactgtaaATGTTTGACACCATACTTTGATGAAGATGGAGAATTTAATGGTTTATCTTATTCCTTTACTAATGG ATCAGGTCAGAGTtcattatttggatggagaaaaGAAGATGAGGAGAAGAAACAGTTGATTTTAACAAAGACAGAAAAGGATGCCCTTGTGTTGCAGCAGACTACCTCAGACTATGCTGTATTATCTCTCCCTAGGGAATCAAATCTGCCACAGGAG gtTTTGCCATATCTAGAGAAGTTTGAAAGTGTTATCCTGTGGTTTGGTGATGATATTCATTCCTGGGAATATACCATCAAATTTGCCAGGAAACTTGGGGAGAATAGATGCTTGGTTTTTAG ACCTGGTGATGAATGTTCAACTCCTCatgaaatattgaaaagtaaTTTGAGTATATCACATACTTTGTCTAAAGCTAAACCAATGAAAAATGATCACCTGACTTCCTTTGAGGACTTGAGGTCAGAAGTCAAGGCTCAGATAGCCCAACAAGAATTAGTAGCTGGTGTTCAA TGGAGGCGTTTTGCCCAGTTTAATAATGTGTTGAAAGGCTTGCGTCCAGGAGAACTAACTGTCATGTCTGGTCGGACAGGAAGTGGCAAAACAACGTTTATGAGTGAATACTCGCTGGATCTCTGTATGCAAGGG gtTAATACACTATGGGGCAGCTTTGAGGTGAATAATACAAGATTGGCTAAAACAATGTTAATTCAATATGCTAA gaaGAAACTCTCTCCAGAAAATTTGAATGAATTTGATCAATTTGCTGATGAATTCCAAAAATTACCAATGCACTTTATGACATTTTTTGGTCAGAATGAAATAAAGAAAGTTATAGAT ACCATGGCACATGCAGTATATATTCACGATACCCAGCATATTATAGTGGACAATTTACAGTTTATGATGGGGAGTGACATGGATGTTACTGATAAGTTTTCCAAGCAGAACTTAGTGTATGCTGCCTTCAGAAGATTTGCTTCAGAGCACAATGTTCACTTGACATTAGTTATTCATCCCAGGAAG GAAAATGAAGATACAGAATTAACAACAGCATCCATATTTGGGAGTGCCAAGGCAACACAGGAGGCAGACAATGTTATCCTCTTACAGACCAGTAAAACAAAACGAGGAGGCAAAAAATATATAGAG gttactaaaaatagatttgatgGAGAATTGGGAAACATATCACTGAAATTTGACCCGGAGGACTTGACATTGTCTAATGCTggaaaaaaggagaaaaaatcaTCTGGAAGAGAAAAATCTGATGAAAAGACGAATACAGAGTATGAAGATTTTAGTGACGAGTATGAagatgaggaagaagaaaaacaGAAGGAATTTATAATGTGA